The genomic window AATACGCCCTCGCCTGCGTGCTCTACGAATGCCTGACCGCTCGAAGGCCGTTCGGCGACACCGACCCGACACAGTCCCTGGTCGCACACCTGATGACCGACCCGCCGAAAGCGGCCGATCTGAATCACAAGGTGCCAGCCGAATTGGATGCCGTGATCGCCCGCGGCATGGCCAAGGATCCCGCCCAACGCTGGTCCAGCGCAGGCGAATTGGCCTCTGCCGCATACGCCGCGGTGACCGGATGGGATGCGACGACGGTGGAAACCGCCGCGGCCACGGTGCGGGCGACATCTGTACTGCCCCAGCCGATCCGATCAGGAGAACCGCGACCGATTGAACGACCCGGGTCGGCTGCCGACCCGGGGCGGGCCGGTTCAGGAGCCCCGGGGCCGGAAACCGCACGCCCGCAGGCACATGCGAGCACACCGCAGGATGTCGAGATAGGCGGTCGACTAGTGGGACCTCGCGCACCGGCCGTTTCGGCACAGTCGACCGGGGCGGCTTCAGCGCAGGGTTCATCGCACGAGACAAGATCCCGGGTTGCGGTTGCTGCCCTGTTCGCGCTGTTCGCGGCGGTAGGAGTGGCGCTGTGGCTAGGGCGGCCCGGCGGCTCCGAAACAGATTCCGCCGCACCCATATCCGTGCCGACCACCACCTCCGCTGTACCGTCACCCACACCTACGTCGGCGCCGACGAGTCCACCTCGGGCCGAGCCCGCGCAGACCCCCGCTCCGGCTGCCGCCGCACCACCGATCGCCACCATCCCGGTGGCCTGGCAGCCGTGCGATCCCGCCGTCGACGCCAACGCGCACGCCCGAGACGGCACGCCCCTCCGATGCGTCCCCACCGTAGGTCGCCTGGCCAATTGGATCCCCACCCCACCGGTATCCGACAAACCCAAGCAGGACAACGACAAATCCGGCCACGGAAATGGCCACGATAAGCCGGACAAGCCCGCCAAGCCCAATAAGTAGGCCCCCTCCCGTGCCAGTCACCCGGCTCGTGGGTGTGTTGTTGAGGACACACTGGTCGGGGGTGGGGGGTGCGGTTAGGCTGCGAAGGAGGTTGGGCTCTGTGGTGTTCGCGGTGTGAGCTGGGCTTTTCGGTAATGCCGCGGGTGGTCGGGCCGAGCCTGGACAAGTCGACGGTGACTGGAGGTTCGCGATGGGGGAGGTGCGATTCGGGGGGTATCGGCTGGAGCGGTTGCTCGGCAGGGGCGGGATGGGGCAGGTCTGGCTGGCTTATGACGGCGCGGGCGCGCGGTGGGTGGCGTTGAAGCTCTTGCCGACTGAGCTCGCGGCGGATGCGGGGTATCGCAGGCGGTTCGAACGCGAAGCCGAAGTGGTGACCAGGCTGCGTGATCCGCATATCCCGCGGATCCATCGGTTCGGGGAAATCGATGGGCGGCTGTTCATCGATATGGAATTCGTCGAAGGTCAGGATCTGGCGAGCATGATTGCCGCCGCGGCATTGGGTCCGGCTGCGGCTGTCGGTATCGTCGGACAGGTCGCCGCGGCGCTCGAGGTGGCGCATCGCGCCGGGTTGGTGCACCGGGACGTCAAGCCGTCCAACATCGTCGTGCACGCCAGTGGCTTCGCTTATCTGATCGACTTCGGCATCGCGCACGGCATCGGGCAGACCGCGGTCACCACCACCGGGCTGGCGATCGGCACCTTGGCCTACATGGCGCCGGAACGATTCACCGGCAAGGCGGACGCCCGGTCCGACGTGTACTCCCTCGGCTGCGTCCTCTACGAATGCTTGACCGGTGCCCGCCCCTACGGCGACACCGACCCCGCCCAGCAGATGCACGCCCACCTGATGACCGATCCGCCCCGCGCCGCAGCCCGCAACACCGCGGTCCCGCCCGCGCTGGACGGCGTCATCGCCCGCGCCATGGCCAAGTCCCCCGTCGATCGCTATTCCACCGCAGGCGATTTCGCCACCGCCGCCCACGCCGCCATCGGCACCCGACCAGCCTCGCCACCGCGCCCAGCGAAACCACCTACGCCGACCACGGCATTGCCGGAGTCCGGCCAGGCACCAACGCGGGTGGCGACCCGAGCAGCGAAATCGCCTGCGCCAACGAAGTTTCTACCGGAACCCAGCCCGTCGCCTACACGGGTAGAGACCCGACTCGACGTACCGGTCGTGCCGCCTTCGAGACAAGTGCTGCCGCAGTCGAAACCGGGAGTCGTTGCTTCGCGGGTGAATCCTGCGGTGCGGCATGCGCGTCCAGATGTGGTGCAGTCCCGGCCGGTGGTCCCGCAGTCGCCCTACCCTGTCGGCTACGGGCGGCGAGTGTTTCCGAAACCGGCGAAACCGCCGAAGTATCAGAAGTATTCGCAGGCTCGTCGGCGACCGCCGGTTGTACCCGCGGTGCGGCGGAGGCGTAAGCGCGGCGGCGTGTTGTCCAAGGTGATCGGGGCCTTGGTCCTCGTCTTTCTGACGCCGTTCATGCTGGCGGCGGGGTGCCTCGCGCTGCTGGCCTCGGGCAGCAGGGTGGGGGATTCGGGCGGGACGGGTGCGCCACCGCCGACGGCGATGGCCGAGGAGAACCCGGCGCCACCGCCGGATCGGCCCGAACCGGCGGTGCAAGCAGGCGCGGGAACTCCGGTGCGGGACGGCAAGTTCGAGTTCGTGGTGACCGATGTCGATACCGGCGTGCCCAGGGTCGGTCTGCAAGCGGCGGCGGGTTCGTTCGTGATCGTCACGCTCGCGGTCCGCAACATCTCCGACGAGTCGAAATGGTTCCTCCCACTCGGTCAGCGCCTGTTCGACGCGCAGGGCACCCCGTTCGACCACAACGCCACCGCGACCATGTGGCAGGTCGCCCAGCAGCGCTACGGCTATTCCTTCGAATTGCCCCCCGGCGAGTCCGCGACCACCCAACTGGTCTTCGACGTGCCCCCCGACAGCACCCCTACCCACCTCGAACTACACGACTTCGTCCTCTCCAACGGCGTTGCCGTCCAGCTGGATTAGCCCGCCCCGACGCAGGTCAGGCGACGCGGGCCGTGTCGGAGAGCGCCGTGTGGACCGCGCGGCGGCCGATATCGAGGGCTTCGGCGAGAAGGGTGGTGTCGCGGGCGGCGCTGTCGATATCGGGGGAACCGGCGGGCGGGTGGATCTGCAGGACGCTGTCGCCGAGATCGGCCAGGGCGCGGTCTTCGATCGCCTGCTGGCGGGGGCGTTGCAGCCAAGCGCGGTAGGCGCCGGGAGCGGCGACGCGCAGATAGCCACCGCCGACCACGCGGTGCAGGCGGGACGCGGGCGGCCGCTGTTCGTCGATGCGGCGGGTACGCAGGACGAGGGCGTGGGTGGCGCCGTCGCGGGCCGCGGTGCGGATGGGCACGGTTTCGGCGAGGCCGCCGTCGAAGTAGTGCGAACCGCCGAGCGGGACCGGTGGACCGGCGAGGATGGGCAGGCCGGCGGAGGCGCGCAGCGCGCCCATCAGGGTGCGTTTGTCGACGATGTGCGGGTGCAGGTCGACCGCGCGGCCGGTGCGGATGTCGGTGGCGATGGGGTGAAAGGTGGTGGGGTTGGCCAGGATCGCCGGGAAATCCATCGGCTCGATACCGTCGTAGACCTGGTGCACCAGGTAGTGCAAGTCGAAGGCGGGTCGCCCGCGCAATAGCCGAGTCGGGTCGATGGCGCGGCGCATGATCGCCGAGTCGGTCCAAGAACGCATGCCTGCCACCGCGCGGCCGCACAGCAACCAGGCGCCGTTGATCGCCCCCGCGGAGGTCCCGTAGACGGCATCGAATACCGAGCCGAGACCCAATTCCTCGATGGCCGAGACCATGCCGCTGGAGTACACGCCCCGGCTGCCGCCACCCTCGACGACGAGTACCAGCCGGTTCCCGTCGGCGCGATTGCCCGCGGCGCGACGGGCGTGGATCACCGCCGCGACGGCGGACACGCTCGGCGTACTGGTCACCGGACCACGATACGACAGAGCGGGCGCGGACGTCATTGTCCAGCGCCCGCTCGAAACGGTGTTCGCCCTGCGTTTACGCGAGAACTACCACGGCCTTACTTGATCTCGGCGAGCACCGTGCCCTGGGTGATCGCGGCACCGGCCTCGACGGCCAGCCCGGTGACCACACCCGCCTTGTGCGCGTTGACCGGGTTCTCCATCTTCATCGCCTCGAGCACCACGATCAGGTCGCCCGCCTCGACGGACTGGCCTTCTTCGACAGCCACCTTCACCACGGTGCCCTGCATCGGCGCGGTGACCGCGTCACCGGAGGCCGCACCGGCACCGGCGCCACCACGCTTGCGCGGCTTCGGCTTCTTGCGCACCACACCGGCGCCGTTGCCCGCGGCCGCGACGGCACCGCCACCGAGGCTGAATTGGCCGGGCAGCGACACCTCGACGCGACGCCCGCCGACCTCGACGACCACCTTCTGCCGGGGCAGGTCCTCGTCCTCATCGGCCGGTGCGCTGCCGGTGTACGGCTCGACGGTGTTCTTCCACTCGTTTTCGATCCACTTGGTGTAGACGTCGAACTTCTCGCCGTCACCGATGAACGCGGGGTCCTCGACGATCGCCCGGTGGAACGGGATGACCGTGGCGAGCCCGTCGACCTCGAACTCGGCCAGCGCGCGGCGGGCGCGTTCGAGTGCCTGGGTGCGGTTCTCGCCGGTGACGATCAGCTTGGCCAGCATCGAGTCGAACTGTCCGCCGATCACGCTGCCTGCCACCACACCGGAATCCACGCGCACGCCGGGGCCGGTGGGCTCCTTGTACACCGAAACGGGGCCGGGGGCGGGCAGGAAGCCACGTCCGGCGTCCTCGCCGTTGATGCGGAATTCGAACGAGTGCCCGCGGGGGGTCGGGTCCTCGGTGATGGTCAGTTCCTCGCCGTTGGCGATGCGGAACTGCTGACGCACCAGGTCGATGCCCGCGGTTTCCTCGGTGACGGGGTGCTCGACCTGCAGGCGGGTGTTCACCTCGAGGAACGACACCGTCTCACCCTGGACCAGGTACTCCACCGTGCCCGCACCGTAGTAACCGGCCTCACGGCAGATCGCCTTGGCCGAGGCATGGATCTTCGCGCGCACCTCATCGGAGAGGAACGGCGCGGGGGCCTCCTCGACCAGCTTCTGGAAACGCCGCTGCAGCGAGCAGTCGCGGGTACCTGCGACCACCACGTTGCCGTGCTTGTCGGCGATGACCTGGGCCTCGACGTGGCGGGCCTTGTCCAGGTACTGCTCGACGAAGCACTCCCCACGACCGAACGCCGCGACCGCCTCACGGGTGGCCGAGTCGAACAACTCGGGGATCTCCTCGATGGTGTGGGCGACCTTCATCCCACGCCCGCCACCACCGAAGGCGGCCTTGATCGCGACCGGCACTCCGTATTCCTTGGCGAAGGCGACGACCTCGTCGGCGTTCTTGACCGGGTCCTTGGTGCCCGCGGCCATCGGCGCCTTGGCGCGCTCGGCGATGTGACGCGCGGTGACCTTGTCACCGAGATCGCGGATCGACTGCGGCGAGGGCCCGATCCAGATCAGTCCCGCGTCCAGCACCGCCTGGGCGAAGTCGGCGTTCTCGGAAAGGAATCCGTAGCCGGGGTGGATGGCATCGGCACCGGAACGGGCCGCGGCATCGAGGATCTTGTCGAACACCAGGTACGACTCGGCCGAAGTCTGGCCGCCCAGCGCGAACGCCTCGTCGGCAAGCTTCACGAACGGCGCCTCGGCATCGGGCTCGGCGTAGACCGCGACGCTGCCGATGCCGGCGTCCTTGGCCGCCCGGATCACGCGCACGGCGATCTCGCCTCGGTTAGCTACGAGTACCTTGGTGATCCGTGCGCTGGCATGGCTGGGCACTGAGCCTCCTGTGTGAAATCTTTTGGTCGCCCCGTGGTCGACAAACTACGTCTCGGGCGAGTGTAGGCAGTCTGCCAACAGACGCCGAACTCGGCCACTCCTACTGGACAGTAGGTCATGCATCACACTCGGCCGGTGCGAGGTGAAAGCCGTGCGTGGACTACTTGGCGCGAGCCCGGCGGCCGGTACCGACGGGCGCAGCACCGGGTTCAGTCCCCTTGGCGATCGGCATCCGCACCGAATTGCCCCATTCGGTCCACGAACCGTCGTAATTGCGCACCGTGTCGAACCCGAGCAGATAGGTGAGCACGAACCAGGTGTGGCTGGAGCGCTCGCCGACCCGGCTGTAGACCACCAGGTCGTCCTCGGCGGCCAGGGCTTTGTAGACCGCGTCCAGTTCGGCGCGCGAGCGGAACCGGCCGTCGTTGTTGAACGCCTCGGTCCACGGAATGTTCACCGCGGTGGGGATGTGCCCGCCGCGCAGCGCCGCGTCCTCCGGGTTGATCGGCTCGAGGGTCAGCATCGCGTAGCGATTCGATGGGGGGCGGTGGTCGGGCGACGGGTGGGCCAGCTCGCCGGAGTACTCCTCGGGCGAGCGCACATCGATCAGCGGCTTGCCCAGGTGGGCGAGCACGTCCTCGCGGAACGCGCGCGCGCTGCTGTCGTCGCGGGTGACGGCGGGATAGTCGCTCGGGGTGATGGGCGGGACGTCGAAGGTGGTGTCGCGTTCCTCGGAAATCCAGGCGCCCCGGCCGCCGTCCAGCAACCGCACATCAACGTGTCCGAACAAAGTGAAAACCCACAATGTGTGCGCCGCCTGCGCGTTGCCCCGGTCACCGTAGATCACCACGGTATCGTCTCGCTCGATTCCCTTGGCGCGCATCAACTCGGTGAATCGGGCACCGTCGATGTAGTCACGGGTGACCGGATCGTTCAGATCGCCCCGCCAGTCGATCTTGATAGCGCCAGGAACATGCCCGACGTCATAGAGCAATATGTCCTCGTTGGACTCGACGATCTTGAGTCCCGACGTGCCGATGTTTGCCGACAGCCACTCCGTGGTTACTAGTCGGTGAGGATGTGCGTAAGAACCGAATGAGGGATGTGGGTCCGGAGCAGCGGGCACGATGTGGGTCCTTCACGCGTGGTAGACGGTGGTTTCAGCGGTTCGGGTCTCACAGCGATGGTATGTGTGAGGCGTTAACGACTCTCGTTTCAGATCACAAATCGGCTGAAGTAGCGAATAAATTGCACCTACATCCGATAAAGTCTCCCGGGAGGAGGGGTGAGCTATGTCCGATTCTTGGCCGCGGCGGCGACTGCTCGCGATCCTACGTGGCGCCAGCGAGCCTCTCGACGCCCAGGAACTGGCCAGAATCACCGGACAA from Nocardia iowensis includes these protein-coding regions:
- a CDS encoding acetyl/propionyl/methylcrotonyl-CoA carboxylase subunit alpha encodes the protein MPSHASARITKVLVANRGEIAVRVIRAAKDAGIGSVAVYAEPDAEAPFVKLADEAFALGGQTSAESYLVFDKILDAAARSGADAIHPGYGFLSENADFAQAVLDAGLIWIGPSPQSIRDLGDKVTARHIAERAKAPMAAGTKDPVKNADEVVAFAKEYGVPVAIKAAFGGGGRGMKVAHTIEEIPELFDSATREAVAAFGRGECFVEQYLDKARHVEAQVIADKHGNVVVAGTRDCSLQRRFQKLVEEAPAPFLSDEVRAKIHASAKAICREAGYYGAGTVEYLVQGETVSFLEVNTRLQVEHPVTEETAGIDLVRQQFRIANGEELTITEDPTPRGHSFEFRINGEDAGRGFLPAPGPVSVYKEPTGPGVRVDSGVVAGSVIGGQFDSMLAKLIVTGENRTQALERARRALAEFEVDGLATVIPFHRAIVEDPAFIGDGEKFDVYTKWIENEWKNTVEPYTGSAPADEDEDLPRQKVVVEVGGRRVEVSLPGQFSLGGGAVAAAGNGAGVVRKKPKPRKRGGAGAGAASGDAVTAPMQGTVVKVAVEEGQSVEAGDLIVVLEAMKMENPVNAHKAGVVTGLAVEAGAAITQGTVLAEIK
- a CDS encoding patatin-like phospholipase family protein, producing MTSTPSVSAVAAVIHARRAAGNRADGNRLVLVVEGGGSRGVYSSGMVSAIEELGLGSVFDAVYGTSAGAINGAWLLCGRAVAGMRSWTDSAIMRRAIDPTRLLRGRPAFDLHYLVHQVYDGIEPMDFPAILANPTTFHPIATDIRTGRAVDLHPHIVDKRTLMGALRASAGLPILAGPPVPLGGSHYFDGGLAETVPIRTAARDGATHALVLRTRRIDEQRPPASRLHRVVGGGYLRVAAPGAYRAWLQRPRQQAIEDRALADLGDSVLQIHPPAGSPDIDSAARDTTLLAEALDIGRRAVHTALSDTARVA
- a CDS encoding serine/threonine-protein kinase, giving the protein MGEVRFGGYRLERLLGRGGMGQVWLAYDGAGARWVALKLLPTELAADAGYRRRFEREAEVVTRLRDPHIPRIHRFGEIDGRLFIDMEFVEGQDLASMIAAAALGPAAAVGIVGQVAAALEVAHRAGLVHRDVKPSNIVVHASGFAYLIDFGIAHGIGQTAVTTTGLAIGTLAYMAPERFTGKADARSDVYSLGCVLYECLTGARPYGDTDPAQQMHAHLMTDPPRAAARNTAVPPALDGVIARAMAKSPVDRYSTAGDFATAAHAAIGTRPASPPRPAKPPTPTTALPESGQAPTRVATRAAKSPAPTKFLPEPSPSPTRVETRLDVPVVPPSRQVLPQSKPGVVASRVNPAVRHARPDVVQSRPVVPQSPYPVGYGRRVFPKPAKPPKYQKYSQARRRPPVVPAVRRRRKRGGVLSKVIGALVLVFLTPFMLAAGCLALLASGSRVGDSGGTGAPPPTAMAEENPAPPPDRPEPAVQAGAGTPVRDGKFEFVVTDVDTGVPRVGLQAAAGSFVIVTLAVRNISDESKWFLPLGQRLFDAQGTPFDHNATATMWQVAQQRYGYSFELPPGESATTQLVFDVPPDSTPTHLELHDFVLSNGVAVQLD
- a CDS encoding protein kinase domain-containing protein — translated: MGETWFGHYRLDRLLGSGGTGQVWLAHDTATDRDVALKVLSVMWATDPTYRQRFTREARLAAQVRGPHLVPIHAFGELDGRLYLDMEFIEGTDVGAVLQQEGPMSPARAVRICVQVASALDAAHRAGLVHRDVKPSNIMLGPGGLVHLIDFGTAHRIDQPAITTSSHVVGTLAYMAPERFQGSGDARSDQYALACVLYECLTARRPFGDTDPTQSLVAHLMTDPPKAADLNHKVPAELDAVIARGMAKDPAQRWSSAGELASAAYAAVTGWDATTVETAAATVRATSVLPQPIRSGEPRPIERPGSAADPGRAGSGAPGPETARPQAHASTPQDVEIGGRLVGPRAPAVSAQSTGAASAQGSSHETRSRVAVAALFALFAAVGVALWLGRPGGSETDSAAPISVPTTTSAVPSPTPTSAPTSPPRAEPAQTPAPAAAAPPIATIPVAWQPCDPAVDANAHARDGTPLRCVPTVGRLANWIPTPPVSDKPKQDNDKSGHGNGHDKPDKPAKPNK
- a CDS encoding sulfurtransferase, producing MPAAPDPHPSFGSYAHPHRLVTTEWLSANIGTSGLKIVESNEDILLYDVGHVPGAIKIDWRGDLNDPVTRDYIDGARFTELMRAKGIERDDTVVIYGDRGNAQAAHTLWVFTLFGHVDVRLLDGGRGAWISEERDTTFDVPPITPSDYPAVTRDDSSARAFREDVLAHLGKPLIDVRSPEEYSGELAHPSPDHRPPSNRYAMLTLEPINPEDAALRGGHIPTAVNIPWTEAFNNDGRFRSRAELDAVYKALAAEDDLVVYSRVGERSSHTWFVLTYLLGFDTVRNYDGSWTEWGNSVRMPIAKGTEPGAAPVGTGRRARAK